From the Achromobacter xylosoxidans A8 genome, the window GGGGCCCGGACCTGCGGCCCGGCGGCAGGCCGATGGCGCGCACCTGGGACGCGGGCCTGGCGTTTCCGCTGCAGTCGCCCAAGGTCATGCCGGGCACCGAACCGGCGGGCAGCTATCCGGCCAATGGTTACGGGGTCCGTGACATGGCGGGCAATGCCTGGCAGTGGGTGGCCGACTGGTATCGGCCGGATGCGTTCCGCCTGCAGTCGCAGCAACGGCGAGTGCGCAATCCCGGCGGACCCGCCGCCCCCTACGATCCCGCCATGGTCAGGCCCGAGGCGCCCAAGCGCGTCATCCGCGGCGGCTCTTTCCTGTGCAGCGAAGACTATTGCGAAGGCTACCGGGTCAGCGCGAGGCAGGGCCAGGATCCCTACAGCAGCGCGTCCAATGTCGGGTTCCGGTTGGCGTTGAGCGCCGCGGACTGGCAGCCGCAAAGACCCTAGCGCGCGTTCCCCAGGCGATCGGCGTGTTCGAGCACCAGGGCGGTGGTGACGCGCAGATGCTCGGACAGAAGGGCGCACGCCAGGTCGGCGTTCTTGGCGAGCGCGGCCTTGGCGATGGCTTCGTGTTCGGCTTGCACGTCGCGGGCGTCGGCCTCCGCCGGCCCCATGACCGAGAGGTTGCGGTAACGCGCGGTCTGCTGACGCAGGATCAAGGAAAACCGCATGCTCCAGCGCGAGGGGCAGGCCGACAGCAGGGCTTCGTGGAAGGCATCGTGCGCCAGTTCCCACGCGGGGTTCAGGCCGGCGGGATCCGCCAGCATCATCGCCTGGCGGTTGAGTCGGTGCAGGGCCGCCAGCACCCGTCCTTCCCATTCAATGTCGCCATTGGCGATGGAGGCGCGCAACGCGTCGGACTCGATGCGTTGGCGGGTCTGGGTGATGTCCAGCAGTTCTTCGCGGGACGTGCGGCTGACGCTGAAACCGCGCTGGTCCTCGGCATTGACGAAGCCGGTGGTGGCCAGGCGCGAGAGCGCCTCGCGCAGCGGGTTCACGCCCGTGCCGTAGCGCAGCGCCAGTTCCTTCAGCTTGAGCTTGGAGCCTGGCAGCAGCCGGCCGGCGATGATGTCTTCCTGGATGGCGGTGGTGAGCACCGACGCCTGCGTGGGTTGCTGCGTGGCATGGCCAGGGGCGTGGTCGATGGCGAGCGGCTGGGGCATGGAAAGAACAGATCCGGGTTGGGCCCCCGAATTTTACGCGCCGGGCTCAAAATCGACAAACCAATAAATATATATTTTTATTGATTTGTAGATAAAAATGCCTATACTGATCCGCAGGTTGGACGGGCATGCCGCAGCGTCCATCCCGCCTGATCCCGGCGCCCGGTCCGCGGATGCGGCGCGGCGCTTCATCGCTCATCAAGGACGTCTAGCTCATCATGAAATTCATACGCTTTTCCCACGGCAACGAGCAGCATCTCGGCATCCAGGAAGGCGACCAGGTGGTCAGCCTCGGACAGCATGAACTGCTGGATCTGCTGCGGCAAAAGGCGGACCTGTCCGCATTCGCGCGCGAGCGCGCAGCCTCCGGCAAGCGTTACGCCCTGCAGGAAATCCAATACCTGCCGCCGCTGGCCAATCCTGGAAAGATCATCTGCATCGGTCTGAACTATCTGGACCACACTGCGGAAAGCAAATTCGAGCAGCCCGCGTACCCCACGGTGTTCAACCGCTTCAACAGCAGCCTGATCGCGCATGAACAGCCCATGATCCGCCCCAAGTCCTCCGATTCCCTGGATTACGAAGGCGAGTTGGCCGTGGTGCTGTCAGGCGGCGGGCGCTACATCAGCAAGGAGGATGCGCTCAAGCACGTGGCGGGCTATTCGGTCTTCAATGACGGTTCGGTGCGCGAATACCAGTTCAAGTCGCCCCAGTGGACGGTGGGCAAGAACTTCGACGGCACCGGCGGTTTCGGTCCGGCGCTTGTCACCGCGGACGAACTGCCGCCGGGCGGCGCGGGCCTGGCGTTGGAAACCAGGCTGAACGGCAAGGTGGTGCAGTCGGCCAACACGCGCGACATGGTTTTCGACGTGGCTACCCTGATTGCGCTGCTGAGCGAGGCATTCACGCTGGAGGCGGGCGACGTTATCGTGGCCGGCACGCCGTCGGGCGTGGGTTGGGCGCGCGAGCCGCGCCTGCTGATGCAGGACGGCGACGTCTGCGAAGTGTCGATCGAAGGCGTAGGCACCTTGCGCAATCCCATTGCCTTGGAGCGCTAGCGCCAGCCGCGGGGCAAGAACAGCATTGGATACCGCCAGAGGCCGGCCGCAACGGCCCTGGCAGGAATTTGGAGAGAGACATGAAGGAAATCGAGATCCCCGTCCTCGTGGTCGGGGCCGGGCCGGCCGGCCTGGCGGCGACGGCCCTGCTGGCCAAGTACGGCATCCAGACCCTGGCCATCACCCGTTACCCGGGCACCGCCAATTCGCCGCGCGCGCACATCACCAACCAGCGCACCATCGAAGTCATGCGCGACCTGGGCATCGAGGACCGGGTGCGGGCGCAGGCCACGCCCAACGCGCTGATGCTGAACAACGTCTGGGCCACCAGCTTTGCGGGCAAGGAGTTGGCGCGCCTGCAAACCTGGGGCGGCGGGGACCAGCGGCGCGGCGATTATGACCGGGCCAGCCCCTGCGCCATGTGCAACATCCCGCAGCACCTGTTGGAACCCATCATCCTGACGGCGGCGCGCGAGCACGGCGCGCAATTCCTTTTCAATACCGAACTCAAGACCATCAGCCAGGATGCGGACGGCGTGGTCGCCGAGATGGTGGACACGATCAGCGGCGAGGAAATCCGCGTCCGCGCCCAGTACGCCGTGGGCGCCGATGGCGGCAACAGCCTGGTGGCGAAACAGCTGGGCTTTGAATTCGACGGAGAAATGGGCCTGGGCGCGGCCATCAGCTGCTGGCTGGAAGTGGATCTGACGCCCTATGTGCAGCACCGCCCCGGGGTACTCTATTGGATGGCCGAACCGGGCAACAGCTATTGGTTCGGCAGCGGCACTTTTGTCTGCGTGCGGCCCTGGAACGAATGGATCATGCTGTCCATGTACGACAAGTCCAAGGGCGAGCCGGACCTGAGCGAGGACGCCATCGTGGCGCGCGCGCGCGCCGTGATCGGGGTGCCGGACATTCCCGTGAAGGTGAAGTCGGCCAATAAATGGCAGATCAACCATATCGCCGCGCGCGACATGGGCAAGGGCAGGGTGTTCCTGGCGGGCGATGCCGCGCACCGCCACCCGCCGGCCAACGGCCTGGGCACCAACACCTCGATCCAGGATGGCTTCAACCTGGCCTGGAAGCTGGCCCTGGTCCTGAAGGGCCAGGCTGGCCCGGACCTGCTTGAGACCTACAGCCAGGAGCGCCAGCCTGTCGCGCGCGGCGTGGTGGACCGGGCTATGAAGTCCGTGAACGACATGAAGGCCATCGCCGATGCCATCGGCTTCACACCGGGCCAGTCGGCGCAGGAAGGCTGGGCCAACCTGGATGAGCTGTTCAGCGATAGCGACCGCGGCCGCGAGCGCCGCGCGCAGCTGGACGCGGCCGTGGCGCTGCAGAACTACCAATTCAACTGCCATGGCGTCGAACTTGGCCAGATGTATGCGTCTTCCGCCATCGTGCCCGATGGCAGTGCGCGCCGCCCGCCCGAGCGCGATAGCGAGCTCTACCACCAGGCCACGACCTTCCCGGGCGCTTCCTTGCCGCATGCCTGGGTGGAACAGGGGCGGCGCCGTATTTCCACGCTGGATCTGGCCGGGAATGGGCGCTTCGCCCTGCTGGTCGGACGTACGGACCAGGTCTGGCGCGCGGCTGCGGCGCAAGCCGCCAGCGCATTCGGCATCGACATCGCGGTGTACAGCATTGGGGCCGGTTGCGAGGTGCTGGATATCTACGGCGACTGGGCGCGGCTGCGCGAGGTGTCGGAGTCGGGCTGCCTGCTGGTGCGTCCGGATCGCCATGTGGCCTGGCGCAAACATGCCGCGCCGGATGAGCATGGGGCGGCGGCGGAATTGCTGGACGCCCTGCAAGGCATACTGGGCCGGCGGGCCCGCGCCGGCCTGGGCGCGCGCGCGGTGGCTGAAGCCGCTTTGTCCTGAGCGGACACTGTTCCAAGGGAGACTGAGCCATGTCCTTCAACAAAGCCAATGCCGCGCGCTACGGCGTGCATTCCATCGATCATTTCGCCCTGATCGTGCCCGATCTGGCGGAAGCCGGGAAATTCCTGACGACGTTCGGCCTGGACGTCCGGCCGGCCGCGGGCGGGCTGGAATTGCGCTGCGTGGGCGACCAGCATTGCTGGGCGCGCATAGCGGGCGAAGGCCCCAAGCGCCTGGCGTACCTGAGCCTGAACTGTCATGGCGACGAGCTCGAGGCCATCAAGGCGCAGGCCCACGCCCAGGGCGCGCGGCCGGCGGCGGCGGCCCGGGGCGCCGCGGCGGCAGGTGAGGGCTTCTGGTGCCTGGACCCCGACGGCAATCTGCTGCAGATCAAGGCCGGGCCCAAGACCACGCCCCATACCAAGAGCCGCAATGCGTGCGTGCAGATCGCGCCCGGCCAGCGCGGCGCGCTGGGCCGGTCCGCAAGGGCCGCGGTCAGTCCGACGCGGCTGTCCCACGTCCTGCTCTTCACCACGGATCTGGAGCGCAGCCTGGCGTTCTACGCCCAGGCCCTGGGGCTTTACCTGTCGGACCGCTCGCGCGATATCGTCGCCTTCATGCACGGGCGGCACGGCTCGGACCATCATCTGCTGGCCTTCGTGCAGGACCGCGCGCCCGGGTGGCACCATAGCGCGTGGGACGTGCCGGGCATCGAAGAGGTCGGCTGCGGCTCCGAGCAGATGCGGGCCGCGGGCTACCCGGAAGGCTGGGGTGTGGCGCGCCACACGCTGGGTTCGAACTACTTCTACTACGTGCGCGATCCCTGGGGATCGTTCTGGGAGTACTCGGCCCACATCGATTACGTGCCGGCCGGATACGACTGGCCGGCCGGCGACTATCCGCCAGAGGATGCGCTCTACATGTGGGGGCCGGAAATGCCGGAGTACTTCATCCGCAACACCGGCTAGTCCTCCTGCAGCCGCCCGAAGCGCTCCGCCAGGTAATCCACCAGTGCCCGGACCGACGACAGCAGGCCGCGCCGCGACGGGAACACGGCGTGTATCAGTTCGCGCCGCGGTGCCCAGTCCGGCAGCACCCGGACCAGCTGTCCCGCCTGCAGCTGTTCCCGCACCATCAGCGTGGGCAGCTGCACCACGCCCACGCCGGCCATCGCCGCGTTGCGCAAGGCGATCATGTCGGTGGTGATCATCCTGGGGGCCAGCGAGACCGTGGCCTGTTGGCCATCCTGCTTGTACAGATCGAGGCGATAGGCCTGGTTGGGCGAGCCGAGCGCCAGGCTGGGCCAGGCGCCCAGGTCGTCCGGCGTTGCCGGCTGCCCGCATTCGGCGGCCAGCGCGGGGCTCGCGACCAGGCTCTGCCCGCGATCCGCCAGCACGCGCATGACCAGGTCGCTGTCTTCCAAGGGGGGCGGCCGCACGCGTATCGCCACGTCGACGGCCTCGCCCAGCACGTCGACCCGCCGGTTGGTGGCTTCCAGTTGTATCACCACGCGCGGGTACTTCAGCATGAAGTCCGCCAGCATCCCGCCCACATGGGTATGCAGCAGGGCGATGGGACAGGTCAACTTGATGACGCCGCGCGGCTCGACCTGGGCCGCGTCTATCACTTCCTGCGCGGCCTCGGCTTCGGCCAGCATGGCCTTGCAGCGTTCGTAATAGGTCTGGCCGATGTCTGTGACCATGAAGTGCCGCGTGGAGCGCTGGATCAGCCGCACCCCCAGGCGTTCTTCCAGCAGGGCCAGCCTGCGGCTGAGGCGGGACTTGGGCATGCCCAGTGCGCGTCCGGCGGGCGCGAAGCCCTGGTGCTCGACGGTCTGCACGAAATAGAAAAGATCGTTGAGGTCCTGCATCGCGTTCCTTTACATCCAAAAATAGGACTCTGATAACAAAAAACGGGTCTTTCGCCAATTTTGTTCTATTTTTATTATTTGTGCAGCCATAAGGCTTCTGATTCGGCACACCGCCGTCGATTTTCAATCAAGGAGTACACCATGTCCGCACCCGCCAACTTCAACGGCCAGCGTCCCGTCATCGATCCCGCCGACGCCGTCATGCTGCTGATCGACCATCAAAGCGGCCTGTTCCAGACCGTGGGCGACATGCCCATGCCCGAGCTGCGCGCCCGCGCCGGCGCGCTGGCTTCGATGGCCACGCTGACGAAGATGCCGGTCATCACCACCGCCTCCGTGCCGCAAGGCCCGAACGGCCCGCTGATTCCCGAGATCCACGCCAACGCGCCGCATGCGCAATACATTGCGCGCAAGGGCGAGATCAACGCCTGGGACAACCCCGAATTTGTCGCCGCCGTGAAGGCCACCGGCCGCAAGACGCTCATCATCGCCGGCACCATTACCAGCGTGTGCATGGCGTTCCCGGCCATCAGCGCGGTCGCCGACGGCTACAAAGTGTTCGCGGTGATCGACGCCTCGGGCACCTACACCAAGATGGCGCAGGAAATCACGCTGGCGCGCGTGGTGCAGGCTGGCGTCGTGCCCATGGACACGGCCGCCGTGGCCTCCGAGCTGCAGAAGACCTGGAACCGCGAAGACGCCATGCAGTGGGCCGAGGTCTACACCAAGGTGTTCCCGGCCTACCAGCTGCTGATCGAAAGCTATGCGAAGGCGCAGGAAGTGGTGAAGAACAACGAAACGCTGGATTCGCAACGCTGATCCGCTTCGAAACCTGGCGGCCATCCGGGCCTCAGGGTCCGGATCAGGCCGCCACGCCATGGCGCTCGGCAATGCGCAGCAGCAAGGCTTCCAGTTCCTGGAGGATGGGCCGGTGGTCGTCCACCCGCCGCACCAGGGCCGAGGGCATGGCGGGCAGGTCTATCTCCACGAAGGCGATCTCGGGCGTCGCGTAGTAGCTGGCGGCGCGCTTGGTCAGCATCAGCAGGCCCTCGCGCGTGTTCACGGCGGCGATGCCTTCGCGGATGGTGCGCACCACGGGGCCGTCGCCGATGGGTTTGCCTTTGGGGGTATGGCGCGGAAAGTGGTAGTCCTGCCATTCCTGGTTGACCGATCCCGGCACCATGCGCACCAGCCGTTCCTCGGCCAGCAGCTCGGGGTCCAGCAAGGTCGCCGCGGCAAACGGGTGGTCCAGCGGAACGCATAGCATGCGCTGGTCCCGCAGCACTATCGGCCCATGGCACAGGCCGTCCGCGCCCAGCGGCAAGCGACAGAACGCCACGTCGACCGAGCCGTCGGCCACCGCCGCGTAGTGGGTGACGTAGGTCAGTTCCACGAACTCCAGCTCCACGTTGGAATGCGCCGCCTTGAATTCCGAGACCAGGGGCCGGTATAGCTCGTAGAAGCCGCCGCCCAGGAAACCGATGCGCAGATGGCGCGGCTTGCCCGCGGCCTGGCGCTTGCAGTCGTCCAGCGCGGCTTTCAACATGACGACGGCCGGCCCCGCGCCCAGCTTCAGGGTTTCGCCCAGCGGCGTCAGCGCGACGCGGCGGCTGCTGCGCTCGAACAAGGGGGCGCCCAGCGTTTTCTCCAAGGCCTTGACCGCCTCCGACACGGAAGACTGGCTCATGTGCAGCGCCTCCGCCGCGCGGCCGAAATGCAGTTTGTCCGCGACGGCCAGAAAGCAATCGAATTGGCGTAGATCCATGGCTTCAGGGCACCTGAGGGGAAATTGACAGTTCTTCTATTAATCGGAAATAACGATTGATGGCGTGAATAATAGCGCTTGTTCGCGCGTGGCCCGATGGGCAGAATTCGACCTGTTCATAAAAGCTTAGCTCATTGATGAGCGACAAGGAGACAGGCATGAGTCCATCTATGCCAAACAGGTCAGGTCCAAAAGGATCGGCAGAGCCGATTGAATTCATGGTTGAAGGCGACCTGGTCCGCGGCACCTTCTACCTGCCGTCGAATGCCGCTGGTCCCGTGGCGGCGGTCGCGCTCGCGCACGGCTGGTCCATGGTGGCGGGCGGAGACCTGGAGGAGTACGCAGCTGCCGTGGTGGCCCAGGGCCTGGCCGCGCTGACTTTCGACTTCCGTCATCTAGGCCGCAGCGAAGGCATGCCGCGCCAGGAGATCGATCCGCAGCGGCAGATCCAGGACTTCCGGTCCGCCATTTCCTATCTGCGCCGGCGCCCGGAAGTGGACCGCGAACGCATCGGCATCTGGGGTAGCAGCTATAGCGGCGGCCATGCCCTGACGGTTGCGGCCATAGACCGTCGCGTCAAATGCGTAGTCAGCCAGGTCCCCACCACCAGCGGCTTCTCGGCCGCGCAACGGCGCGTGCGCTACGACAAGGCGCAGGCGCTGCAGGCCGCGTTCGAAGCGGATCGCGAGGCCCGCGACGCGGGCCAGCCGCCGGCCACGCTGCGCATGGTCGACGCCGACCCCGACGCGGCGGTCGCCTATCCGGGTCCGGATTCCTACAACTACATGACCGGTGAAGCGCGCCGCTGCCCGGCATGGGTCAACGAAGTCACCTTGCGTTCGCTGGAATTGGCTCGCGCCTATGAGCCCGGGATGTATGTGCGCCGCATCGCGCCCACGCCGCTGCTGATGATCGTCGCCACCGGCGACGGCCTGACGCCGGCCGACCTGCAGCAGGACGCGTTCAACGCGGCGCACCAGCCCAAGGAGTTGCTGCTGCTGCCTGGCGGCCACTACTCGGTTTACACGGAACATTTCGAACGCACCAGCAGCGCCGCGGCCAATTGGTTCGCGCAGCATCTGGGTTGAGACAAGCACGGATAAAAAAAATGACGACGACAATAATGATGGAGACACAGGACCGCCAACGCCGCCACGCTTCGCTGCGCGCGGCGGCCGTGGGCAATGCCCTGGAATGGTTCGACTGGACCTTGTACGGCACGTTCTCGGCTTATCTGGCCATGAACCTGTTCGATCCGTCTGACCGCGGTTCGGCGCTGCTGGCGACGCTGGCGGTGTTCGCCGGCGGTTTCCTGGCGCGGCCGATCGGCGGCTGGCTGTTCGGCCGCATCGGCGACCGCTACGGCCGCAAGTTCACCTTGGTCCTGACCATGTGCCTGCTGGCCTTGACCAGCCTGGCGATCGCGCTGCTTCCCACCTATGAGCAAGCAGGCGTGATGGCTTCGGTGCTGCTGTTCATCTGCCGCCTGATGCAGGGCTTGGCGCATGGAGGCGAGTCCGGCGTGGCCTATACCTATGTGGCGGAAATTGCGCCGCCGGCCAAGCGCGGATTGTGGTCCAGCTCGGTGTTCGTCAGCGTCACCATCGGCGTCATGGCGGCCACCGCGCTGGCGGCGTTGCTGACCTCCTGGCTGGGCAAGCCGGCGATGGAGGCCTGGGGCTGGCGCGTGGGCTTCGGCGTGGGCGCGCTGCTGGGCGTCTACGCGCTGTTCCTGCGCCGTAGCGCCAGCGAGAGCGAGGTGTTCGAACACAGGACGGAGCAGGGTGGCGCGCAAAAGGTCTCGGCCCGCCAGGCGTTCAAGATCGCCCGCAACATCGTGATGATCGCCGCCGCGTCCAACGCCACCTACTACACCTGGGTCACGTTCGCGCCGGCCACGGCCATCGCGACCAAGGGCATGGATCCATCGGGCGCCTACACGGCCAGCCTGATCGCGCAGCTGGTGTGCCTGTTGTGGCTGCCGGTGTGCGGCTGGCTGGCGGACCGCTACGGCCGCAAGCCCATGGTGATGGCTTTCGGCCTGGGCGTGGCGCTGGCGGTGTTCCCGGTATCGCACATCGTGACCGACCAGCCCTGGACCCTGTTCGTGGGGCAACTGATCGGGCTGCTGGTCTGGGCGCTCCTGGCCGCGATCTTCCCGGCCGTCGTGGCCGAGCAGGTGCCGACCGGCGCGCGCGCCATGGGCGTGGGCTTCATTTCATCGCTGTCGGTCGCGATCTTCGGCGGCACGGCGCCCTACATCAATGCCTGGCTGGGCGCCCAGGGACTGGACTGGGTCTATACGGCCTACGTGGGGGCGCTGGGCCTGATGGCTTTTGCGGGCGCCTTCCTCATCAAGGAAACGGCGGGCATGGACCTGAACGACATCCGCCTGCCAGGCGATGAGGCGGACGCCGCCACTGGCAACAAACCCGCCAAGCGCGCGGCATTCAACTGAACTTTCATATATCCATCATCACATGAGCAACATGAACTATCCGGATCTGGCAGGAAAAATCGCGGTCGTCACGGGCGCCGGGGGCGGCATCGGGCGCGCCATGGCGGCGGCGTTCCGCCAGCAGGGGGCGACCGTGGTCGCCACCGACCTGAACCTGGAAGCGCTGTCCGGCGTGGACGCGGATTGCCGCGAGCTGGACGTGACCCAGGCGCAAGCGGTGCGCGAGCTGGCCGACGCGGTGGCCGCGCAATACGGCGCGCTGGACGTGTGGGTCAACAACGCCGGTTTCATGGCCCGCATGCCCGCCCTGGACCTGGACGAGGCCGCATGGCAGCGCACCATGGACATCAATCTCAAGGGCACGTTCTTCGGTGCCCAGGCGGCCGCGCGGCACATGATTGCGCAAGGCAGCGGCGCCATCATCAACCTGTCCAGCTATGCCGGCGTCAAGCCGCGCCCGAACTGCGCCGACTATGCCGCTGCCAAGGCCGGCGTGGCCCACCTGACCCAGTGCCTGGCGCTGGAATGGAGTCCCAAGGGGCTGCGCGTCAACGCCATCGCGCCCGGATTCATCGAAACGCCGATGAGCAGCTGGATGCACGGCGATGCCGCCACCTATGCCGCATACGTCGAGCGCCTGCCGGTGCGGCGCGTCGGCCAGCCGTCGGAGATCGCCGATGCGGCGCTGTACCTGGCCTCGCAGGCGTCGGCCTATGTCACGGGCCACGTGCTGATGGTTGACGGCGGAGTCTCCAAGACATGAGGACCGGGAACGGCGTGGAATCGTATTGGACCGGAAAGGCGGCGGTCGTTACGGGCGCGGCGCGGGGGCAGGGCGCTGCCGAGGCGCTGCGCCTGCTGCAGGCCGGCGCAACCGTCTACGCGCTGGACGTCTTGCCTGATAGCGATGCAACCTGGACAGACCTGCGCGCGGCGGCGGGCGCGGATGCCGAACGGCTGCGCATCCGGGTGGCGGACGTGGCCCGCGAATCCGATTGGCTG encodes:
- a CDS encoding GntR family transcriptional regulator, producing the protein MPQPLAIDHAPGHATQQPTQASVLTTAIQEDIIAGRLLPGSKLKLKELALRYGTGVNPLREALSRLATTGFVNAEDQRGFSVSRTSREELLDITQTRQRIESDALRASIANGDIEWEGRVLAALHRLNRQAMMLADPAGLNPAWELAHDAFHEALLSACPSRWSMRFSLILRQQTARYRNLSVMGPAEADARDVQAEHEAIAKAALAKNADLACALLSEHLRVTTALVLEHADRLGNAR
- a CDS encoding fumarylacetoacetate hydrolase family protein, producing the protein MKFIRFSHGNEQHLGIQEGDQVVSLGQHELLDLLRQKADLSAFARERAASGKRYALQEIQYLPPLANPGKIICIGLNYLDHTAESKFEQPAYPTVFNRFNSSLIAHEQPMIRPKSSDSLDYEGELAVVLSGGGRYISKEDALKHVAGYSVFNDGSVREYQFKSPQWTVGKNFDGTGGFGPALVTADELPPGGAGLALETRLNGKVVQSANTRDMVFDVATLIALLSEAFTLEAGDVIVAGTPSGVGWAREPRLLMQDGDVCEVSIEGVGTLRNPIALER
- a CDS encoding FAD-dependent monooxygenase; this encodes MKEIEIPVLVVGAGPAGLAATALLAKYGIQTLAITRYPGTANSPRAHITNQRTIEVMRDLGIEDRVRAQATPNALMLNNVWATSFAGKELARLQTWGGGDQRRGDYDRASPCAMCNIPQHLLEPIILTAAREHGAQFLFNTELKTISQDADGVVAEMVDTISGEEIRVRAQYAVGADGGNSLVAKQLGFEFDGEMGLGAAISCWLEVDLTPYVQHRPGVLYWMAEPGNSYWFGSGTFVCVRPWNEWIMLSMYDKSKGEPDLSEDAIVARARAVIGVPDIPVKVKSANKWQINHIAARDMGKGRVFLAGDAAHRHPPANGLGTNTSIQDGFNLAWKLALVLKGQAGPDLLETYSQERQPVARGVVDRAMKSVNDMKAIADAIGFTPGQSAQEGWANLDELFSDSDRGRERRAQLDAAVALQNYQFNCHGVELGQMYASSAIVPDGSARRPPERDSELYHQATTFPGASLPHAWVEQGRRRISTLDLAGNGRFALLVGRTDQVWRAAAAQAASAFGIDIAVYSIGAGCEVLDIYGDWARLREVSESGCLLVRPDRHVAWRKHAAPDEHGAAAELLDALQGILGRRARAGLGARAVAEAALS
- a CDS encoding VOC family protein translates to MSFNKANAARYGVHSIDHFALIVPDLAEAGKFLTTFGLDVRPAAGGLELRCVGDQHCWARIAGEGPKRLAYLSLNCHGDELEAIKAQAHAQGARPAAAARGAAAAGEGFWCLDPDGNLLQIKAGPKTTPHTKSRNACVQIAPGQRGALGRSARAAVSPTRLSHVLLFTTDLERSLAFYAQALGLYLSDRSRDIVAFMHGRHGSDHHLLAFVQDRAPGWHHSAWDVPGIEEVGCGSEQMRAAGYPEGWGVARHTLGSNYFYYVRDPWGSFWEYSAHIDYVPAGYDWPAGDYPPEDALYMWGPEMPEYFIRNTG
- a CDS encoding LysR family transcriptional regulator — encoded protein: MQDLNDLFYFVQTVEHQGFAPAGRALGMPKSRLSRRLALLEERLGVRLIQRSTRHFMVTDIGQTYYERCKAMLAEAEAAQEVIDAAQVEPRGVIKLTCPIALLHTHVGGMLADFMLKYPRVVIQLEATNRRVDVLGEAVDVAIRVRPPPLEDSDLVMRVLADRGQSLVASPALAAECGQPATPDDLGAWPSLALGSPNQAYRLDLYKQDGQQATVSLAPRMITTDMIALRNAAMAGVGVVQLPTLMVREQLQAGQLVRVLPDWAPRRELIHAVFPSRRGLLSSVRALVDYLAERFGRLQED
- a CDS encoding hydrolase; the protein is MSAPANFNGQRPVIDPADAVMLLIDHQSGLFQTVGDMPMPELRARAGALASMATLTKMPVITTASVPQGPNGPLIPEIHANAPHAQYIARKGEINAWDNPEFVAAVKATGRKTLIIAGTITSVCMAFPAISAVADGYKVFAVIDASGTYTKMAQEITLARVVQAGVVPMDTAAVASELQKTWNREDAMQWAEVYTKVFPAYQLLIESYAKAQEVVKNNETLDSQR
- a CDS encoding LysR family transcriptional regulator, which codes for MDLRQFDCFLAVADKLHFGRAAEALHMSQSSVSEAVKALEKTLGAPLFERSSRRVALTPLGETLKLGAGPAVVMLKAALDDCKRQAAGKPRHLRIGFLGGGFYELYRPLVSEFKAAHSNVELEFVELTYVTHYAAVADGSVDVAFCRLPLGADGLCHGPIVLRDQRMLCVPLDHPFAAATLLDPELLAEERLVRMVPGSVNQEWQDYHFPRHTPKGKPIGDGPVVRTIREGIAAVNTREGLLMLTKRAASYYATPEIAFVEIDLPAMPSALVRRVDDHRPILQELEALLLRIAERHGVAA
- a CDS encoding alpha/beta hydrolase, which codes for MVEGDLVRGTFYLPSNAAGPVAAVALAHGWSMVAGGDLEEYAAAVVAQGLAALTFDFRHLGRSEGMPRQEIDPQRQIQDFRSAISYLRRRPEVDRERIGIWGSSYSGGHALTVAAIDRRVKCVVSQVPTTSGFSAAQRRVRYDKAQALQAAFEADREARDAGQPPATLRMVDADPDAAVAYPGPDSYNYMTGEARRCPAWVNEVTLRSLELARAYEPGMYVRRIAPTPLLMIVATGDGLTPADLQQDAFNAAHQPKELLLLPGGHYSVYTEHFERTSSAAANWFAQHLG
- a CDS encoding MFS transporter; translation: METQDRQRRHASLRAAAVGNALEWFDWTLYGTFSAYLAMNLFDPSDRGSALLATLAVFAGGFLARPIGGWLFGRIGDRYGRKFTLVLTMCLLALTSLAIALLPTYEQAGVMASVLLFICRLMQGLAHGGESGVAYTYVAEIAPPAKRGLWSSSVFVSVTIGVMAATALAALLTSWLGKPAMEAWGWRVGFGVGALLGVYALFLRRSASESEVFEHRTEQGGAQKVSARQAFKIARNIVMIAAASNATYYTWVTFAPATAIATKGMDPSGAYTASLIAQLVCLLWLPVCGWLADRYGRKPMVMAFGLGVALAVFPVSHIVTDQPWTLFVGQLIGLLVWALLAAIFPAVVAEQVPTGARAMGVGFISSLSVAIFGGTAPYINAWLGAQGLDWVYTAYVGALGLMAFAGAFLIKETAGMDLNDIRLPGDEADAATGNKPAKRAAFN
- a CDS encoding SDR family NAD(P)-dependent oxidoreductase; translated protein: MSNMNYPDLAGKIAVVTGAGGGIGRAMAAAFRQQGATVVATDLNLEALSGVDADCRELDVTQAQAVRELADAVAAQYGALDVWVNNAGFMARMPALDLDEAAWQRTMDINLKGTFFGAQAAARHMIAQGSGAIINLSSYAGVKPRPNCADYAAAKAGVAHLTQCLALEWSPKGLRVNAIAPGFIETPMSSWMHGDAATYAAYVERLPVRRVGQPSEIADAALYLASQASAYVTGHVLMVDGGVSKT